One segment of Pseudomonas asgharzadehiana DNA contains the following:
- a CDS encoding XylR family transcriptional regulator: MKTLPPVHRIALLFNGSKIYDRGIIAGIGNYLSSTRASWDLFLEEDFLCRLKGIERWQGDGIIADFDDPLIGEALAGIKLPVVAVGGSYEDARAYPKGIPYVATDNDALMKLAYEHLIEAGLTRFACFSLPEAQANRWAQEREKAFRRLMQRDGLHVEIYRGLGTSAPLWDSAVELQIAWLHSLPKPIGIIAVTDARARQLLQACLTAGIAVPEQVALIGIDNDPLTRTLTRVPLSSVIQGTETMGRTAAALLHQMLHGKPCAGTQILVPPEAINVQASSLHQPLGNPYVMQALLFIRQYACQGIKTAQVAAYVGVSRSSLESHFRKVRGCSVHDEILRFKLAAAAKGLEHGDLAITDIAQQCGFKSAQYLHTVFRREYGCTPREYQHGVACD; the protein is encoded by the coding sequence ATGAAAACCCTACCGCCCGTTCACCGCATCGCCTTGCTGTTCAACGGCAGCAAAATCTATGACCGTGGCATCATCGCTGGCATCGGCAATTACCTGAGCAGCACACGTGCGTCGTGGGACCTGTTTCTGGAAGAGGACTTTCTATGCCGCCTCAAAGGCATAGAGCGTTGGCAGGGCGACGGCATCATTGCCGACTTCGACGACCCGTTGATCGGCGAAGCATTGGCGGGGATCAAGTTGCCGGTGGTGGCGGTGGGCGGTTCTTATGAGGATGCGCGTGCCTACCCCAAGGGCATTCCCTACGTGGCGACCGATAATGACGCGTTGATGAAGCTGGCCTATGAGCATCTGATCGAGGCCGGGCTGACGCGGTTTGCCTGTTTCAGCTTGCCCGAAGCCCAGGCCAACCGTTGGGCCCAGGAGCGCGAAAAAGCCTTCCGCCGGCTGATGCAGCGCGACGGTTTGCACGTGGAGATCTATCGCGGCCTGGGCACCAGCGCGCCACTCTGGGACAGCGCCGTGGAACTGCAGATCGCCTGGCTGCATAGCCTGCCCAAACCCATCGGCATCATCGCCGTCACCGACGCCCGCGCTCGGCAATTGCTGCAGGCCTGCCTTACCGCCGGTATCGCGGTACCGGAGCAGGTGGCGCTGATCGGCATCGACAACGACCCGCTGACCCGCACCCTTACGCGCGTGCCCTTGAGCTCGGTGATCCAGGGCACTGAAACCATGGGCCGCACCGCCGCCGCGCTATTGCATCAGATGCTGCACGGCAAGCCTTGCGCCGGTACGCAAATCCTGGTGCCGCCGGAGGCCATCAATGTGCAGGCCTCCAGCTTGCATCAACCCTTGGGCAACCCTTACGTGATGCAGGCGCTGCTGTTTATCCGGCAATACGCCTGCCAGGGCATCAAGACCGCCCAGGTCGCGGCCTATGTCGGCGTGTCGCGCTCATCCCTGGAGTCGCACTTTCGCAAGGTGCGCGGTTGCAGCGTGCATGACGAGATTCTGCGTTTCAAACTGGCGGCGGCGGCCAAGGGGCTGGAACACGGCGATTTGGCGATTACCGACATTGCCCAACAGTGCGGCTTCAAGTCGGCGCAGTACCTGCACACCGTGTTCCGGCGTGAGTACGGGTGTACGCCACGGGAGTATCAGCACGGCGTGGCGTGTGATTGA
- the otnK gene encoding 3-oxo-tetronate kinase, whose amino-acid sequence MTDSNARPLLGCIADDFTGATDLANMLVRGGMRTVQSIGIPSREVAQGLEADAIVIALKSRTTPAAEAVEQSLAALDWLRGQGCEQIFFKYCSTFDSTAAGNIGQVSEALLKALGSDFTLACPAFPENGRTIFRGHLFVQDQLLSESGMQHHPLTPMGDANLVRVLQQQTQLPVGLLRYDTLAAGVDAARAKIVELRGQGVGIAIADALSDQDLYTLGSACADLPLLTGGSGLALGLPGNFRRAGKLGDFDVTACPTVSGGEVVLAGSASVATLGQVAAWCEAGRPALRLDPIALANGEPVVAQALAFARDSADTVLIYATSTPDEVKAVQQQLGVERAGALVEDALGEIAAGLRQEGVRRFVVAGGETSGAVVKALGVTLLQIGAQIDPGVPATVSSCAEPLALALKSGNFGGRDFFAKALAQLAGGAQ is encoded by the coding sequence ATGACTGACTCCAACGCACGTCCCTTGCTGGGCTGCATCGCCGACGATTTCACCGGCGCCACCGACCTTGCCAACATGCTGGTGCGCGGCGGTATGCGCACGGTGCAGAGTATTGGTATCCCCAGCCGCGAAGTCGCCCAGGGGCTGGAGGCCGACGCCATCGTCATCGCGCTCAAGTCGCGCACCACGCCCGCAGCCGAGGCGGTCGAGCAATCGCTGGCCGCGCTGGACTGGCTGCGCGGGCAGGGCTGCGAGCAGATCTTCTTCAAGTACTGCTCAACCTTTGACTCCACCGCCGCCGGTAATATCGGCCAGGTCAGCGAGGCGTTGCTCAAGGCGCTGGGCAGCGATTTCACGCTGGCGTGCCCGGCGTTTCCAGAAAACGGCCGCACGATTTTCCGCGGTCACTTGTTTGTGCAAGACCAGTTGCTCAGCGAGTCCGGCATGCAGCACCACCCGCTGACGCCCATGGGCGATGCGAACCTGGTGCGCGTGCTGCAACAGCAGACGCAATTGCCGGTCGGTTTGTTGCGCTACGACACGCTCGCTGCGGGGGTTGATGCCGCCCGCGCCAAGATCGTCGAACTGCGCGGGCAAGGCGTGGGCATCGCCATCGCCGACGCGCTGTCGGACCAGGACCTTTACACCCTGGGCAGTGCGTGCGCCGACTTGCCGTTGCTCACCGGCGGCTCGGGCCTGGCTTTGGGCCTGCCGGGCAATTTCCGCCGCGCCGGTAAACTGGGCGACTTCGATGTCACGGCATGCCCCACGGTCAGCGGTGGCGAGGTGGTGCTCGCCGGCAGCGCCTCGGTGGCGACCCTCGGCCAGGTGGCGGCCTGGTGCGAAGCGGGGCGCCCGGCGTTGCGTCTTGACCCCATCGCCCTGGCTAACGGCGAACCGGTGGTGGCGCAAGCGCTGGCCTTTGCCCGCGACAGTGCCGACACCGTATTGATCTATGCCACCAGCACCCCGGACGAGGTCAAGGCGGTGCAGCAACAACTGGGTGTCGAACGCGCCGGAGCCCTGGTGGAAGATGCACTGGGCGAGATCGCTGCCGGTTTGCGTCAAGAGGGCGTTCGACGCTTTGTGGTGGCGGGCGGCGAAACGTCCGGCGCGGTGGTCAAGGCGCTTGGCGTCACCCTGTTGCAGATCGGCGCGCAGATTGATCCCGGCGTGCCGGCCACGGTGAGCAGTTGCGCCGAACCGCTGGCGCTGGCGCTGAAATCGGGCAACTTCGGGGGGCGCGACTTCTTTGCCAAAGCCCTGGCGCAACTGGCGGGAGGCGCCCAATGA
- the ltnD gene encoding L-threonate dehydrogenase, with protein MIDRHSNAARRCGVSRRFPLEYPMNNKNVGVIGLGAMGLGIARSLLRAGFNVHACDVRETVTQQFAVEGGVACASPAQMAQACDVIITVVVNAEQTETVLFGEGGAVASLRAASLVIGCATVAPTYAVELGQRLGEHGLLYLDAPISGGAAKAAAGEMTMMTSGPQAAYAKAEAVLAGMAGKVYRLGDVHGLGSKVKIINQLLAGVHIAASAEAMALGLREGVDADALYEVITHSAGNSWMFENRVPHILKADYTPLSAVDIFVKDLGLVLDTARASKFPLPLSATAHQMFMQASSAGFGREDDSAVIKIFPGIDLPTAKPEPV; from the coding sequence ATGATCGATCGCCATTCCAACGCGGCTCGCCGGTGTGGTGTCAGCCGCCGTTTTCCCCTGGAGTACCCCATGAATAATAAGAATGTCGGTGTGATCGGTTTGGGCGCGATGGGGCTGGGCATTGCCCGCTCGCTGTTGCGCGCAGGTTTCAATGTGCATGCGTGTGACGTACGTGAAACGGTCACCCAGCAGTTCGCCGTCGAAGGCGGGGTGGCGTGTGCGTCGCCCGCGCAGATGGCGCAGGCCTGCGATGTGATCATCACGGTGGTGGTCAACGCCGAACAGACCGAGACCGTGCTGTTCGGTGAGGGCGGGGCGGTGGCGTCGCTACGTGCGGCCAGCCTGGTGATCGGCTGCGCCACCGTGGCGCCGACGTACGCCGTGGAGTTGGGGCAGCGCCTGGGCGAACACGGCCTGCTGTATCTGGATGCGCCGATTTCCGGTGGCGCGGCCAAGGCCGCCGCCGGTGAAATGACCATGATGACATCCGGCCCGCAGGCCGCCTACGCCAAGGCCGAAGCGGTGCTGGCGGGCATGGCGGGCAAGGTTTATCGCCTGGGCGACGTGCATGGCCTGGGCTCGAAGGTCAAGATCATCAATCAATTGCTGGCCGGGGTGCACATTGCCGCATCCGCCGAGGCCATGGCCCTGGGCCTGCGCGAAGGGGTCGATGCCGACGCCTTGTACGAAGTCATCACCCACAGTGCCGGTAACTCCTGGATGTTCGAGAACCGCGTGCCGCACATTCTCAAGGCCGACTACACGCCGCTGTCGGCGGTGGATATTTTCGTCAAGGACCTGGGCCTGGTGCTCGATACCGCCCGCGCCAGCAAGTTTCCGCTGCCGCTGTCGGCCACGGCGCACCAAATGTTCATGCAGGCGTCCAGCGCCGGTTTCGGCCGCGAGGACGACTCGGCGGTGATCAAGATTTTCCCGGGTATCGACCTGCCCACCGCCAAGCCCGAGCCTGTTTGA
- the xylA gene encoding xylose isomerase — protein sequence MPYFPGVEKVRFEGPTSDAPLAFRHYDANKLILGKPMREHLRMAACYWHTFVWPGADMFGVGTFKRPWQRSGDPMELAIGKADAAFEFFSKLGIDYYSFHDTDVAPEGSSLKEYRNHFAQMVDHLERHQEQTGIKLLWGTANCFSNPRFAAGAASNPDPQVFAYAAAQVFSAMNATLRLKGSNYVLWGGREGYETLLNTDLKREREQLGRFMRMVVEHKHKIGFKGDLLIEPKPQEPTKHQYDYDSATVFGFLHEYGLEHEIKVNIEANHATLAGHSFHHEIATAVSLGIFGSIDANRGDPQNGWDTDQFPNSVEEMTLATYEILKAGGFKNGGYNFDSKVRRQSLDEVDLFYGHVAAMDTLALALERAAAMVQNDQLQQFKDQRYAGWQQPLGKAVLAGEFSLESLAEHAFAHELNPQAVSGRQEMLEGMVNRFIYS from the coding sequence ATGCCGTACTTCCCAGGTGTCGAGAAGGTTCGCTTCGAAGGCCCCACCAGCGACGCCCCCCTCGCCTTTCGCCATTACGATGCCAACAAGCTGATCCTCGGCAAACCCATGCGTGAGCACCTGCGCATGGCGGCCTGTTATTGGCACACGTTCGTGTGGCCGGGTGCGGATATGTTTGGCGTGGGGACGTTCAAGCGGCCGTGGCAGCGCAGCGGCGACCCCATGGAACTGGCCATCGGCAAGGCAGACGCGGCCTTTGAGTTTTTCTCCAAGCTGGGCATCGACTACTACAGCTTTCACGACACCGATGTGGCCCCCGAAGGCAGCTCGCTCAAGGAATACCGCAACCACTTTGCGCAGATGGTCGACCACCTGGAGCGCCATCAGGAACAAACCGGCATCAAACTGTTGTGGGGCACCGCCAATTGCTTCAGCAACCCACGCTTTGCCGCCGGCGCCGCGAGCAACCCGGACCCGCAGGTATTCGCCTATGCCGCCGCCCAGGTATTCAGCGCCATGAACGCCACCTTGCGGCTCAAGGGCTCCAACTACGTGTTGTGGGGCGGCCGCGAAGGCTATGAAACCCTGCTCAATACCGACCTCAAGCGCGAGCGCGAACAGCTCGGACGTTTTATGCGCATGGTCGTGGAGCACAAGCACAAGATCGGCTTTAAGGGCGACCTGCTGATCGAACCCAAGCCCCAGGAGCCGACCAAACACCAATACGATTACGACAGCGCGACGGTGTTCGGCTTCTTGCATGAGTACGGCCTGGAACACGAGATCAAGGTGAATATCGAAGCCAACCACGCCACCCTGGCCGGGCACAGTTTTCATCATGAGATCGCCACCGCCGTGTCCCTGGGGATCTTCGGCAGCATCGACGCCAACCGCGGCGACCCGCAAAACGGCTGGGACACCGACCAGTTCCCCAACAGCGTCGAAGAAATGACCCTGGCCACCTATGAAATCCTCAAGGCCGGCGGCTTCAAGAACGGCGGCTACAACTTTGACTCCAAGGTGCGCCGCCAGAGCCTGGACGAGGTCGACCTGTTTTACGGCCACGTCGCCGCCATGGACACCCTGGCCCTGGCCCTGGAACGCGCGGCGGCCATGGTGCAAAACGACCAGTTGCAGCAATTCAAGGACCAGCGTTATGCCGGCTGGCAGCAGCCGCTGGGCAAGGCCGTGCTGGCGGGCGAGTTCAGCCTGGAGTCGCTGGCCGAGCATGCGTTTGCCCATGAGCTCAACCCGCAGGCCGTGAGTGGGCGCCAGGAAATGCTTGAAGGAATGGTCAACCGTTTTATCTACAGTTAA
- a CDS encoding Nramp family divalent metal transporter produces the protein MTGFPSIEGKAAAPASGRVVRLLKLLGPGVIAVLSWLGAGDLITSSVAGANYGYAMMWVLAVSLLLRYLIVNIIARFQLCNNQGMTILQGYAQLNPFFAWFLLVYALLMGHLMNAYMIKGAGEALAMLFKTDYALLCSVAVVLAVWMLVGRNIYSMIEGVMKGLLAIMTLAFIALAVMSGPDMAGIVKGTIGFSIPPDEGVHGALLVAVSVIGAVAGSIANFVHPYVMRQKGWTGPQHKRIQRNDLLFAVFVGIVINLAIWIVGAEILRPNGIEVKTLGDLGKALEIFFGPIGWYIFFIGVFATLFASISGKTTAFPMLITDAFQHVRPGRRERYGKQFHHDPMHKWFMLFILVTPLVWSLPGMPDFVTLTIGVSALNIIGLPVISLGLLIMSNQKSLLGKEYRNNLFENIALLFATGLALWVAFQLGVDLFS, from the coding sequence ATGACCGGTTTCCCTTCCATCGAAGGCAAGGCTGCGGCACCTGCGTCCGGCCGTGTTGTACGACTTCTAAAGCTGCTTGGCCCTGGCGTGATTGCCGTGCTGTCCTGGTTGGGAGCCGGTGATCTGATCACCTCCTCGGTGGCGGGCGCCAACTATGGCTACGCCATGATGTGGGTGCTGGCGGTGTCTCTGCTGCTCAGGTACCTGATCGTCAACATCATTGCGCGCTTCCAGTTATGCAATAACCAAGGCATGACGATCCTGCAGGGCTACGCCCAGTTGAACCCGTTTTTTGCCTGGTTCCTGCTGGTGTACGCATTGCTCATGGGGCACCTGATGAATGCCTACATGATCAAGGGTGCGGGTGAGGCCCTGGCCATGCTCTTCAAGACCGACTACGCACTGCTGTGTTCGGTGGCGGTGGTGCTGGCGGTGTGGATGCTGGTCGGGCGCAACATCTACTCGATGATCGAAGGCGTAATGAAAGGCCTGTTGGCAATCATGACCCTGGCATTCATTGCCTTGGCGGTCATGTCCGGGCCGGACATGGCAGGGATCGTCAAAGGCACGATCGGTTTCAGCATCCCGCCGGACGAGGGCGTGCATGGCGCGCTGCTGGTCGCGGTATCGGTGATCGGCGCGGTGGCGGGTTCGATCGCCAACTTCGTGCACCCGTATGTCATGCGCCAGAAGGGGTGGACGGGCCCGCAACACAAGCGCATCCAGCGTAACGACCTGCTGTTTGCGGTGTTCGTCGGCATTGTGATCAACCTGGCGATCTGGATCGTGGGTGCCGAAATCCTTCGGCCCAACGGTATCGAAGTGAAGACACTGGGCGATCTGGGCAAGGCGCTGGAAATCTTCTTTGGCCCGATTGGCTGGTACATCTTCTTCATCGGCGTGTTCGCCACGCTGTTTGCCAGCATCTCCGGCAAGACCACTGCGTTTCCGATGCTGATCACCGACGCGTTCCAGCACGTACGGCCAGGGCGGCGCGAGCGTTACGGCAAGCAATTCCACCATGACCCGATGCATAAGTGGTTCATGCTGTTCATCCTGGTGACCCCGTTGGTCTGGTCGCTGCCTGGCATGCCGGACTTCGTCACGCTGACCATCGGCGTCAGCGCGTTGAACATCATCGGGTTGCCGGTGATTTCCCTGGGCCTGCTGATCATGTCCAACCAGAAGTCGCTGCTCGGCAAGGAATACCGCAATAACCTGTTCGAGAACATCGCGCTGCTCTTCGCCACGGGGCTGGCACTGTGGGTAGCGTTCCAGCTCGGGGTAGACCTGTTCAGCTGA